A segment of the Candidatus Cloacimonadota bacterium genome:
TGTCAATTGAAATGTATAATTAATATATACTTTAGTAAGTTATAAATATTGATAAAATATAGAAATAAAGAAATTTCTTAGATTTGACTTTCCCCGTGGCAGAGCTAAGTGGTATTTCGCTAAATTTGTTTCAGCAAGCTGAAAAACCGAGTTTTAATTATTTACCCCTCTCCGGCAATTACCGGATATCACTTTAAAAAGAGATGAATCTAAAAAAAGATTGACCTTTTCATCCTTCATTTCAATAAATTCTACCATTAAAAATAGGTGCATATTTTTTAAATCGTTCGAAGGAGATTTGAAATGAAAAATAAATTTATTTGTGTCAATTTCATATTTTTAGCACTAATTCTACTTACTTCCTGCCAAGATAAATACGACAAATTAGATATGGCAATATATGAATACCGAGATACTAAAGATTTGGTGAAATTCGTTTATGACAATGCTCAGTTATTACAAAAAAATGGTCAGGCTCAGATAGATTATTTTAAATCTAACCGGTCTCATTATAAAACCGAAAATTATTATTTATATGTATATAAAATGGATTGTACGAATGTATTTCATGCAGGCATACCAGAATTAGAAGGTAAAAATCTTTACAATATAACAGATATCAACGGGAAGAAGATATTGCAGTTGATTCTGGAAGAATTGAAGAATAAAAACAACCCACATAACTGGGTACATTTTACCTGGTACGAGCCAGGCACATTCTTTCCTGTACCAAAATCATCATGTCATTTTGAAGTAACTACAGATGATGGTGAAAAATATTTTGTAGGTGCGGGTTTAAATTATCCTCAGGAAGAAAAAGAATTTATCAGAATAATCGTTGATTCAGCTGCTGATTTATTGCAGGAAAAAGGACTTACAGCTATTGATTCGATTGCAAGTCCTCTTTCTCAATTCAATTTCCGGGATGTTCGAACTTTTGTTTTTGAACCGAATGGGAAAATTTTGATCTCACCTATTGCAGGTAATAATATTTTTAACTTTGATCTTATTAATTCAAAAGACGAAATAGGGCATCAACCATTTTTAGCAGCTATTAAAGTTTTAAAAAACCAAGATACAGTCTGGCAAGAATTTATGGCAAAAAATCGTTATGAAAGATTTCCCAGAAAAAAGTGTTTATATCTCAGAAAAGTAAAATTGGATGTAAATTCCGTAATCGTGGGAGCAATAACAAATCTTCCTCTCCCACCTTGGAGTGAATAAATGAAAACAAAAAAAGTAAAGAAATTTGAATATGGCGTAAACGAAGTACCACCTATTCAGCATTTGATGGTTTCTTCTTTTCAGCACGTATTATTGATGTTCGTTGCATTAGGCTTTCCTGTAATTTTTGCCAGTCAGATCAACGCAGGACCAGAATTTACAGCCTCACTCCTTACTTTTTCCATGCTGGCAGCAGGTTTGGGTTCTATTATTCAATCCGTTGGTATTCCCTTTATAGGCTCGGGTTATTTATGCCCAAACGTTTGCGGACCTTCATATTTGAGTTTATCTTTATCGGCAGCCTGGATCGGTGGTTTAGCATTAATGAGAGGAATGATTATAATTGCTGGTTTAATAGAAATGGCTTTAGCACCAGTTGTTCAAAAACTACGCAAAATTTTTCCAACTTATGTTGTTGGTCTGGTAGTAGCGATGGTCGGCATCAGTGTGATAAAAGTATCCACTACTTCCTTATTTGGGCTTACATACCACAGTGATGCAATTCACAGTACCGATTTAATTATCGGTATAATATCTTTACTGATTATGGTTTTAAGCAATTTATGGGGAAAAGGAATCATCAAAATGTATTGTCTCCTAATAGGAATGTTTATCGGTTGGATTATATCTTTGATCTTTGTGCCGGATAGCTGGCATAATCTTATGCAAGTTTCAAGCAAACCTGTATTTGCAATACCACATCTAACTGAAAAGATCTGGAATATAAAATTCAGCCTCAGCATGCTGATTCCGTTTATTGTTATTGCTATAAGCGGTTCTTTAAAAACGTTTGGTAATCTGCTGGCTGCTCAGAAAATTTCCGAACCGGAATTGGAGCAACCAGATTTTGAACCGATTCGCAAAGGACTTCTGGCAGATGGTTTTTCAACTGCTTTAGCAGGTGTTTTAGGAGCATTGGCTGTCGATACTTCTTCCAGTAATGTGGGTTTAGCTGGTGCTACTAAAGTTGTAAGTCGCTGGATAAGTGTAATGGCTGGTATAATTTTTATTGTTCTGGCTTTTTTTCCGCAAATCACTGCAGCTCTTTCAGTAATGCCGAAACCGGTTTTGGGAGCAGCTTTAGTTTTTGCTGCCTGCTTTATGATTTGTACGGGACTGCAGGAAATGTTCAGTGAAGGATGGGATCAACGCAAAACTTTTGTAGTTGGAATTGCTCTATTTCTGGGATTAAGTACAGCTTTTTTACCTGGACTTTATGCACGTGCTCCGCATTTTATTCAAACTTTTTTCACCGATCCGCTTCCTACAACAACCATTCTGGTAGTTGTTTTGCATCAAATTTTAAATCTGGATTTATTGTTTAAAAAAAAATAAGTGATAAGTTTTTCAACTTCGGAATGTTCCCGATTTTCGGGATCTTCCGAATGTTGAATTTAATAATATTCACATTTCACCGTAAACATTCCGATGATTTGCGAACAATCGGACATTTGTCACTATTTGAGCAGCACCAGTACTTCGTAGTGCTAACGAAGAAGTAGCATTTTATTTGCTGCCAGTTCTTTTTCTCCTGAAACAAGTTTGTACAAATAAACTCCGGAAGGACATGGTTTGCCAGAAGAATTTGTTCCATTCCAAGTGGCAGAATATTTATTCCCCGCTTGTGTCATCCTGAGCTGCGTCGAAGGACGGGGAACTTGTGATTCTAAATTGCCATACCCTTCGATAAACTCAGGGTGACATTCAATAGTTTTTATCTTCTGTCCTTTGGAATTAAAGATTTCCACGGTCGCAAAGACGGAGCTTTGCGTTACATTGAAACTAATCTCTGTGGTTGGATTGAAAGGATTGGGAAAATTTGTCAGTTGATAATATGAGGTAGGAAACTCAATTTCATGATCGTCGGAATGAACATAATCTTCAAAGACAAATTCGTAATAATTCAGGCTGTCCGGTTCGATTGTTATGATTGTATCGGGCAAAGATGCCAGAGCAGCAAGATGAATATTGAAATTGTAATTTATGCCGGGAAGTTCAGCTTCAAAATATCCTGCTTCGTTAGTTACAATTTCCGGGAAATTATAGCCTAAACCAGGGCTGTGTTCCAATTGCACATTTTCCACAGGATTCATCAATGAATCAAAAACATATCCCGTGAACGTCCCGTAAGAACTTACCGTAAAGGGATTTGAGCCAAGAGAGGGTTGATTTTCTTTTACCAGCAAGAAACTTTCATAATACATTGGTGGACCGCTAAAAACTGCTAATCGCGCCAAAGATTGCCCTGTATCTGGTGGATTCACGTAATATCCGAAACTGATTTGATCAAAAATTTCCGGTACTTTCCCAAATATGATGCTATCTTCGTCGGGATTTATAGCCAGAGGTTCCTGCAAGTCGGATTCATTAACTACAAAAACCATATTTGAATTGAAAGTAATTCCATTATTAAAATAAGCTGTTCCGGCAGATGTTGTCAGATAGGCACCATTCAGATCAAATAATCCAAAAATTTGATAATAATCATAAATTTCCAGAGTCCAGGAACCGTCTTCGAAATACAGTTCGCTCAAAACCGCTGGTTCGAGCGGATTGGCAAAAATAACGCCCCAGCATAACAAAATAAAAAGACTGAAAATAATCGTTTTCATCTTCACCTCCTCAGGGCAAATAAAAGTATATTCTCTCCGATCCAATAATTTCAATTCCGCATGCAACAAAGTCCTGATTTTATCATAATTAAGTCAAATAAATTATTACTATAAAATAAACTGTGTTACATTTTTTGTTTACAGATTTGTGGAAATCAAACCTTTTGAATAATGTGAAAAATTAGATAAGGAGTGATTATGAACTTAAGAGAACAACTGGTAGAAATCTGCCAAATGTATCCCGACTTAAAGTTAAATTTCAACTACAGTTTCTGGGAAACAGACTTCCTGCGTTTTTACCAAAGTCAGATCAACTACAACATCTCCAAAACTTCTATCTCACTTTCCACCACAATTTACAAGGGCAAAAAATCTTATAGTTTTTCGTTGAAAGATCCCACCCGTGAAATTTTGCTGGAGAAAATTGAGGAAGTGTTGCCACTGATCGATAAACTGCCGGAAGATCCTGATTTTATCGATTTGGAAGATGACCCGAAGAAAAGCGGAGAAAAGGAAAAAACAAACAACATCGAAACAGTGAACATCGATACTAAAATCGATATTTTGCAGAAAGTTGCTGATGCAGTGAAACCATATAATTTCAAGATCTACGGCACTTTCATCTGCAATTACCGCACGCTTTACATTATTAACAGCAACGGTTTGAACAAACGCGAGATCAGTACACCGATCTATTTTGAAACCAAAGCAGTTTCCAACAAAAATGAAGTTACAGTTCTGGAAGTATTCGGTGGTGAAAATTTCGATTTATTTGATCAGGAAAAATTCATTTCCAGTCTGGAAAGCAAAGTAAAATCTGCTACAGAAGAAGTGATCGATGTGGAACCCGGAGAATATGATGTGATTCTGGCGCCCCGCTGTATTGGCGAATATTTCTATTACCTGGAAAGCAGCATGACAGCCGGTAGTCTGGATCATAAGCAGAGTTTTTTCGAAGCTAAACTGGATAAAAAAGTTTTCCCGGAAAATGTTACGCTCATGGACGACCCCAACCATCCCGAGATGATCAATTTTGATTATAATAGTGACGGAAGAGTTTATCCAAAAATTCCGATCATCGAAAAGGGAGTTTTTAAGAATTTCCTGGTAAGTAACTATTATGGACGTAAGCTTAAAATGGATCGGAATGGAGCTGACGGCGAAGCTCTGGTAATGTTGCCGGGAAATAAATCTTTAACTGAAATGATCGGTACTATCAAAAAAGGATTATACATTTCCAGCCTGCATTACATGAATTTTATAAATCGCAAAGAAACATCAATCACCGGTCTTACGCGTGATGGAACATTTCTGATCGAAGATGGCAAGATCACTAAAGTAGTGAACAATCTGCGATTCACAGAAAAGATATCCGAGATCATCGAAAATATCATCGATATCGAAAATGAAACTGTCACGATACCTTATTCTGATAATTACGGAGAATTTGGAATTTACAGCGCCAATATGCCGCATGTAAAAGTTAAAGATTTCAACATCAGTTCATCAACCAGAACAGTGTAATAAAAAAAGGCTCACAGATTAACACGGAGGATCACGGATGAGTAATAAACTTAAACATGAAGGAATTAGTGATTTAATTCTAAAGGCTTATTACAAGGTTTATAATGTTTTCGGTTATGGCTTTCTTGAGAAAATATATGAAAAAGCATTGCTGATAGAACTGAGAAAATCAGGTCTAAAATGCGTTAGTCAACATCCCATAAAAGTGTTTTATGAAGGGGAAGTTATCGGCAATTATATAGCTGATATAATAGTTGAAGACAAAATACTTCTTGAGCTTAAATCAATCAAAACTTTAACGATTCAGGATGAATCTCAACTTCTTAATTATCTTTCATGTACTGAATTTGAAGTAGGTTTATTATTGAATTTTGGACCCAAACCGCAAACAAGAAGAAAAATATTCGACAATGAACGAAAAGCTTATATCCGTGCTATCCGTGAAGATCAGTGAGCAAAAAATCC
Coding sequences within it:
- a CDS encoding cache domain-containing protein; translation: MKNKFICVNFIFLALILLTSCQDKYDKLDMAIYEYRDTKDLVKFVYDNAQLLQKNGQAQIDYFKSNRSHYKTENYYLYVYKMDCTNVFHAGIPELEGKNLYNITDINGKKILQLILEELKNKNNPHNWVHFTWYEPGTFFPVPKSSCHFEVTTDDGEKYFVGAGLNYPQEEKEFIRIIVDSAADLLQEKGLTAIDSIASPLSQFNFRDVRTFVFEPNGKILISPIAGNNIFNFDLINSKDEIGHQPFLAAIKVLKNQDTVWQEFMAKNRYERFPRKKCLYLRKVKLDVNSVIVGAITNLPLPPWSE
- a CDS encoding purine/pyrimidine permease, which gives rise to MKTKKVKKFEYGVNEVPPIQHLMVSSFQHVLLMFVALGFPVIFASQINAGPEFTASLLTFSMLAAGLGSIIQSVGIPFIGSGYLCPNVCGPSYLSLSLSAAWIGGLALMRGMIIIAGLIEMALAPVVQKLRKIFPTYVVGLVVAMVGISVIKVSTTSLFGLTYHSDAIHSTDLIIGIISLLIMVLSNLWGKGIIKMYCLLIGMFIGWIISLIFVPDSWHNLMQVSSKPVFAIPHLTEKIWNIKFSLSMLIPFIVIAISGSLKTFGNLLAAQKISEPELEQPDFEPIRKGLLADGFSTALAGVLGALAVDTSSSNVGLAGATKVVSRWISVMAGIIFIVLAFFPQITAALSVMPKPVLGAALVFAACFMICTGLQEMFSEGWDQRKTFVVGIALFLGLSTAFLPGLYARAPHFIQTFFTDPLPTTTILVVVLHQILNLDLLFKKK
- a CDS encoding TldD/PmbA family protein, with product MNLREQLVEICQMYPDLKLNFNYSFWETDFLRFYQSQINYNISKTSISLSTTIYKGKKSYSFSLKDPTREILLEKIEEVLPLIDKLPEDPDFIDLEDDPKKSGEKEKTNNIETVNIDTKIDILQKVADAVKPYNFKIYGTFICNYRTLYIINSNGLNKREISTPIYFETKAVSNKNEVTVLEVFGGENFDLFDQEKFISSLESKVKSATEEVIDVEPGEYDVILAPRCIGEYFYYLESSMTAGSLDHKQSFFEAKLDKKVFPENVTLMDDPNHPEMINFDYNSDGRVYPKIPIIEKGVFKNFLVSNYYGRKLKMDRNGADGEALVMLPGNKSLTEMIGTIKKGLYISSLHYMNFINRKETSITGLTRDGTFLIEDGKITKVVNNLRFTEKISEIIENIIDIENETVTIPYSDNYGEFGIYSANMPHVKVKDFNISSSTRTV
- a CDS encoding GxxExxY protein; protein product: MSNKLKHEGISDLILKAYYKVYNVFGYGFLEKIYEKALLIELRKSGLKCVSQHPIKVFYEGEVIGNYIADIIVEDKILLELKSIKTLTIQDESQLLNYLSCTEFEVGLLLNFGPKPQTRRKIFDNERKAYIRAIREDQ